Genomic DNA from Pseudomonas sp. CCC3.1:
CGGAGATCATCGAGGGTATGACCGAGGCATCCACAACTCTCAAGCCCGCCAGGCCGCGCACCCGAAGCGAGGAGTCAACCACCGCCTCGGCGTCTTCCCCCATGCGGCAAGTCGCAATCGGGTGGTAGATGGTTTGGCCATTGGCCTGAGCAAACTCAAGCCATTGTTCATCCGTTTGCACCTCGATCCCCGGGCCGGTTTCCATCTCCACAAAGGCCCGCATGGCAGGCCGTTGCATGATCCGACGGGCGATTTTCATGCCTTCGATCAAGCTGGTCCGGTCCTCTTCCACACTCAGAAAATTAGGCCGAATCGCTGGCATGACAGCCGGGTCGGCAGACTGGATATGGATGCTCCCTTTAGAGGTTGGCCGCAACTGGCTGACCCCGATGGTGAACCCGGGATGTTTGTCGAGAATCCGCTCTGCGGCGTTGGCATAGCTGGCATGCACGACAAAATACTGCACATCGGGAGTCGGCATGCTCGGCTGGGTTTTCACAAAGCCATGCACCAACCCGGTCCCCAAGGTCAGAATCCCGGTACGTTTGGTGAAGTACTCCACCACCGCCATGCCCAAACGCCAGCCCCGCGCCATTTCATTGAGCGTGATGGCGTTTTTCAACTTCCAGTTCATGCGCGTCGCAAAGTGATCGATGTAGTGTTCACCCACACCGTCCAAACGATGCTTGACGGTGATTCCCACTTTTTCAAGCACATCGGGGCGACCAATGCCCGACAACTCCAGAATCTGCGGCGATTGAATCGCGCCCGCACACAAGATCACATCTTGGGTGGCGTTGACGGTGATTTCCTTACCGTGCTGGCGGTAGGTAATGCCCGTGCAACGAGTGCCCTTGAGTTCAAGGCGCAGCACATGGGCATGGGTCTCGATCGTCAGGTTGGGCCGACGCCGCGCAGGGTTCAGGTAGCCGTCGACCACGCTCCAGCGTCGCCCCAAACGCTGAGCAACCTGGTAGTAACCAAAGCCAGTTTGCTCATCGTTGTTGTAATCGCCGTTGAACGGCTGTCCATCCTGTTTGGCCGCATGCATGAACGCATCGGAGATGGGATAGCGTTCTTTCACTTGCTCAAGGTGCATCGGCCCGTCATGACCCCGGCGGTGATCGCCTTGCGGGTAATTTTCAATCTTCTTGAAGTAGGGTTTGAGCGTGGCGAAGTTCCAGCCTTTGGCGCCGCTGTTTTCCCAAGCGTCGTAATCACCGGGCTGACCGCGCACGTAGATCATGCCGTTGATCAAGGTCGAACCGCCCAGGCCCTTGCCACGCGGTACTGCAATTTCACGGCCGCGGGTGTTCTCTTCGGCTTGGGTCTTGAAACGCCAGTTGTAGCGTTTGTCGACCAGCAGCTTGCTGAACCCTGCCGGAATCGGGATCCAGAAACCTTTGGGCTCGCCACCGGCTTCAAGCACCAATACCCGGTACTTGCCGGAAGCGGTCAAACGATTGGCAAGAATGCAGCCCGCCGTGCCACCGCCGACAATAATGTAATCAAACGCACTCATGTCTCGACTCGTTCTTATTAGAGGCCATCGCCGCTGCCATCAATTCAATCTGGCAGAGCAACATAGGCAGTCCTTCATGAATCCGGCAGCCGACTTTTTGCGCGGCCGCCAGCAGGGGGGTAATCACGGGTTGCATGATGATTTCTGCCACAACCTGCTCGGCCGTCAGCCGTGTCACGTCACAAGGAAGCGCATCACCCTCTTTCAAGCCCAGTGAGGTGCCATTGACGACCAGGTCATACCCGGAGGGGTCCGAAGTACCGACGCAGACCTCCAGATCAGGAAACGCACGGGCCAGCCGATCAACCAGCGCCACGGCTTTATCTTGACTGCGGTTGGCAATAGTCAGCCAACCGACGCCGGAGGCTGCCAGGGCAAAAGCAATCGCGTTCGCGGCACCGCCAGCCCCGGCCAGATACACCGCCCGCCCTTCCAGTTCGATACCGGCCTGGCGCAGCCCGGTAACAAAACCGTCGCCATCAAGAATTTCGCCATGCAATTGGCCAGTGTTTGAACGGGTGACAACGTTTGCCGCACCGACCAGTCGGGCAGCGTCAGAGACGGTATCGCACAGGTCTAAAATGGCGGTTTTGTGCGGCACTGTCACGATGAAGCCATCGAGGCTCTGAATACCGCGCAACCCCGTGACAACCGCCGCAAGGTCAGCAGGCGACACATGAAAAGGCACCAGCACCCGATCCTGCCCAAGCGTTGAGAACAGCGTGTTCATCGCTTGCGGGGTCTGCACATGGTGAATCGGGTCGGCAATGATTGCGCATACCCGTGTGGTGCCGCTTATTTGCGTTATATCAGTCATAAAATCAGGCCAAGGTGTAGGCGGTTTTGACGCCTGTATAAAATTCGCGGGCATAGCTGCCCTGCTCTCGCGAGCCATAACTGGAGCTTTTTCTGCCACCAAACGGGGCGTGATAGTCGACACCGGCGGTCGCCACATTGACCATCACCATGCCCGCGCTGGAACGCTGCTTGAAGTCAGAGGCATGCTTGAGCGAGGTGGTGCAGATGCCCGAAGAAAGGCCAAAATCGGTATCGTTGGCCAACGCCACGGCGTGCTCATAATCGCGAACCCTGATGACGCTGGCGACCGGACCGAAAACCTCGTCGCGGTTGATCCGCATCTCATTGGTGGTCTCGGTGATCAGTGCCGGGGACAGGTAATAGCCCGGTGTAGCCCGTTCGAGCAACTCACCGCCAAACGCCAGGTTGCCGCCTTCAAGACGCGCAATATCGATGTAGTCGCAGTCCTGCTTGAGTTGCGCCTGGGACACGACAGGGCCCATATCGCAGCCGTCAGCCAGCGCATTGTCGACCCGAAGTCCCGCGAGGCGCTGTACCACCGCCTCAACAAACCGGTCGTGAATGCCTTCTTGTACGATCAAGCGGCTTGAAGCGGTGCAGCGCTGCCCCGTCGAGAAGAACGAACCGGACACAGCCACTTCAACGGCCTGCTGCAAATCGGCATCATCAAGAATGATCAGCGGGTTTTTACCGCCCATTTCCAGTTGCACCTTGGCACCTCTTTGCATGCACGCCAGGCCGACTTGACGGCCGGTGCCGGTTGAGCCCGTGAAGGTAACCGCACGAACTTTGCGTGACGTGGCAAACGCATCGCCGACTTTCGAACCCGGCCCCATTACCAGGTTAAACACACCTGCCGGAAGTCCACCGGCGCGCACGATGATTTCGGCCAGCGCCCAGGCACTGCCCGGCACCAAGTCTGCGGGTTTGAACACCACCGTGTTGCCGTAAGCCAACGCAGGCGCGATCTTCCAGGCCGGGATTGCGATCGGGAAGTTCCACGGCGTAATGATCCCGATGACCCCTTCTGGCTCACGCCGCACATCGACTTCCACACCAGGCCGGATAGAGGCCAGACGCTCCCCCGACAAGCGCAGCGCTTCACCGGCGAAAAACTTGAACACGCGACCTGCGCGAACCACTTCACCGACGCCTTCGGCCAGGGTCTTGCCTTCCTCACGCGAGAGCAAATACCCCAACTCTTCGCGGCGCGCCAATATCTCGGTGCCGATACGGTCCAGCGCGTCACTGCGTTGCTCAGCGGTGAACTTTGCCCATGCAGGCTGGGCATCGAACGCCGCATCGATGGCCGCGTGCGCCTGCGAAGCGTCCGCACGCGCGTATTCGCCGACCACATCGTTAGTGTCTGATGGGTTGATGTTCAGATTCACATCTACGCCCGAAACCCACTCTCCGCCTATATAGTTTTTATTCACGCGTATGGCTCCAGCAAAGGGATTAATTCGTTTTTTAAACATCATGACTTAACCCTGCGGCCTGACGACTGCGATTCAACAACGATGTCAAAGAAACGAAAATAGGCGCGCAACTCTCTGTATGGATTCAGTCTGTCGAACACAGCCGACAGCCCTGGACTTGAGAGGGCAGGCCTGGCTTTACAGGCTGCTTGAATACCGAAAGTGCAATGACGGGTTACGTCAGAGGGTGATGAGCAAAACATACGCTTGTGCCCACACAGCGTCTATCAATAGGCTGTGACGTGGATTCACACCGGCTGTGCCTCGTGCGCACAGGTGAAATCAGCAATGACGTGCTATGCCCGGCAAGGACAAGAGGCTGTCATCTGTATTTGTTTAAAGTTTGATCACTTGATAGACAGTATTGGCAACAAGAAATACAAGTAACGGTAAAGGAAAGTTCATGCTGCTATATCCTTCACGTTTTAATTGATTGGCTCTTACTGCCTACAACTTTCAACACACTGTAGTCGCTGCCGAAGACTGCGATCGGGCGGGTGCTTTGAGAGTAGATGGCATGCGCTACACGTAATTGCCATCATCTGGCCTTTCGGCTAAATTGAGATTAATTCTCAACTGCGTACCATTATCATGTCTCCTGACATCTCTCCACACGAAGCCCCTCAGACCATCAGCAGTCTGTACTGCGACCACCATGGCTGGCTGGTCCGTTGGCTGCGGGCACGCCTGGGATGTTCTCATCAAGCCGCAGACATGGCCCAGGATACCTTCGTGCGGCTACTGCTCAGCGAACGCAAAGATCCGGCAGCGCCCCCGCTTAAACAGCCCCGCTCCTATCTGGCGACTGTTGCCCGGCGAGTGATGGTTGACAGTTTCCGCCGCCGCGCGCTGGAGCAGGCTTATCTGGAAGCACTCGCCCTGCAACCGGAAACCTATGCACTGTCACCCGAAGACAAGCTCTTGATGGTCGAAGCGCTGCATGCTGTGGATGCCATGCTCGACGGGTTAGGCCGCAAGGTGAAGCAGGCGTTTCTGCTCTCACAACTGCAAGGTATGCCCTACAAGCAAATCGCCGAAAAACTGGGCGTATCAGTCAGTTCGATTACGCAGTATGTCGCCAAGGCTTCCGAGCATTGCTTGTTGTTTGCCCTGGAATCAGAGCGGTGACTGCCGACGACAAACGTCAGGCCTTGCGTGCTGCAGCACAATGGCTGGCTCGCCGGGCAGGCGCCCCTGATGACATGGCACTGCACCATGCCTGGCAGCAGTGGTGCATGGAAAACCCGACCCATCACTGGGCCTGGCAGCGTGTTGAACGCCTGCAATCGCAACTGGGCCAATTACCCGCTGATGTGGCGTGTCAGGTGCTCGATCACACCCCAACAAGGCTCCCTGAGCTAAACCGTCGCTCACTGCTCAAAGGTATCGTCCTGATCGGCGGGATCAGTGGTCTTGGCTGGTCGGGCTACCGACAAGCGCCCTTGTGGCTGGCTGACCAGCGTACGGCGGTCGGTGAGCGGCGCACCCTGCAATTGGCTGATGGCACCCGGCTGGTCCTCAATACCTCAACGGCGGTGGATATTGAATTCAGCGCCCAATTGCGCCTGATCAAACTGCGGGCCGGGGAAATCCAGGTACACACCGGCAAAGACTCGCGACCCTTCGTGGTACGCAGTGCGCAAGGCGATATGCAGGCGCTGGGAACGCGTTTTGACGTGCGCCAGTTGGACGCTGGCACCGCGTTGAGCGTGTCTGAACATGCCGTGCAAATCAGTTTGGCCGATGGCCGCACGCAAAGGCTCAACGCCGGGCAAGCAATAACCTTCAGCCAGCACCAATTCGGCACCCTGCAAGCAGCGGTTCCCGGCAGTGAAAACTGGGTAAACGGGTATTTGCTGGTAGACGCTTGGCCTTTGCATCGTCTGCTTGGCGAGTTGAGCCGCTATCGCACGGGCTACCTCGGGTGCTCGGACGAGGTGCGCAACCTCTTGCTGTCGGGCGCATTCCCGCTGGACAACATTGATATGGCGCTGGCCGCTGTCGCGCGCGCACTCCCGGTCGAAATGGTCCAGCGCACCCGATACTGGACACGCGTCGTGAAAAAAGCCTGACGGGCAAAAAAATAATTAATCAGACCTCTGTAGAAACGCCCCGCTCCGTTCGACCTACTCCTGAATTAAATAAAAACGCTGCCACATCTATCAGGAGCTGTCATGTCCCCCCGGCAAACCCAATACAGTGCAGAGCGGCACTGCCCGCCGCGCAAATCGCCGCTGGCCAAGGCCATTTTTTGCGCCAGCGTTGCTTTGCAATGCATCGCCCTGACGCCAATGGCTGTGAATGCTGCACAGGCGCAAGCCAGCACGCAGCAGAAGACGTTCAAGATACCGGCGGGCCCTGTGGGGGCGGCAATTACCCGCTTCTCCGGCGAGGCGGGCGTGGTGGTGTCTTTTGATGCGAACTTGACCGCCGGGCATAACACGTCCGGGCTGGATGGCGTCTACAGCGTCGACCAGGGCTTCGCTGTTTTGCTCAAGGGCAGCGGTCTGCAAGCACAAAAAATCGATGAAAGGACTTACCTGATTTCCAGGCAGGAACAGAGCGGCGCCCTGAGCCTTGGGACCACTCGCATCGATGGTCTGGAATCAGGCAGCACCACAGAGGGCACGGGGTCGTACACGACAGGCGTGACCACTACCGCGACCAAACTCAATCTGTCACTGCGTGAAACGCCGCAATCGGTCAGTGTCATGACCCGCCAGCGCATTGATGACCAGAATTTGAGCAGCATCGGCTCGGTGCTGGAGCAGACGCCGGGGATCAACGTCCAAAGCCCGGGCAGCGACCGGCTGTATGTGTTCGCCCGCGGTCTGGCCGTTGATAACTACCAATATGACGGGATGCCGACCACCTCATTTGCGTTCAGCCAGGCATTGCCCCAGGCCCTGTCAGACATGGCGATCTATGACCATATCGAAGTGCTGCGGGGGGCTTCCGGCTTGCTGTCCGGCACGGGCGACCCTTCCGGGACGATCAACATGGTGCGTAAAAAACCCACCTCGACGTTCCAGGGTTACGTCAGCGCAGGCCTCGGTTCCTGGGACCAGTACCGCACCGAAGCAGACGTTTCCGGCCCGTTGACGCCAACCGGCAACCTGCGTGGGCGAATGGTCGCGGCCTACCAACAAGGCAATAGCTTCACTGATCACTTACAGCAGCAAAAAACCATTCTCTACGGGGTCATGGAAGCCGACTTGAGCGATAGCACGCTGCTTACAGTCGGGGCCGAATACCTCTACAACGACCCCCGCGGGTTCTCCACCACTGGCCTGCCATTACTGGACAACCAAGGCAACCGCCTGCACACCTCACGCAGCGACAACCCGGCCAGCCGCGACAGCAGCAATCGCCAGGAATCGGTGAACGCCTTTGCCTCGATTGAGCAGAAGCTGGCCAACGACTGGGCCCTGAAAGTCTCCGCCAACTCCCTGTACGGCACCCGGGACTACGACTCGATCATCGTCGGCACCACCACTGGTTTCGCTAACGCGCAGACCGGCAATGGCCTGAGTTACACCGCGACCAAAGGCGACAACACCCAGAAACAAAACGGTCTGGACATCATGCTCTCCGGCCCTTACCAATTGATGGGGCGCGAGCATGATCTGGTGGTGGGCTTTAACTACCAGAGCTACGAGAACCGCCGCAATGGCTTCGGCAACTTGCTCGCCAATGGCACCAGCAACAACGGTGTGAGCGGCAAACCGGTGAACATCTACACCTGGGACAACTATGCGCCCACCGCGTCTTACAACTTCAACCGAGAAAACGACGACATCGACCAATGGCAGAACGGGGCGTACCTGGCCACTCGCCTCAAACCTGTCGATGACCTGTCGGTGATCCTCGGCGCGCGCGTCAGCAACTACCGCTACGACGCCTTGCTTCATTACAACGTGGCGAGCCTTGTACCCTACAACACCGATGACACACTGCGCGTCAACGGCAAGGTCACGCCCTATGCTGGCGTGGTCTATGACCTGACCCCCAACCACTCGGTCTATGCCAGCTACACCAGCATCTTCAAACCCCAGCCGTACCGCGACACGGCAGGTCATCTGCTGGACCCGCGCGAAGGTGACAACTACGAGATCGGGCTCAAGAGTGACTACTATGGCGGCCGGTTGAACACCGCCATCGCCCTGTTCGAAGTCGACCTGAAGAATGACGCCATCGCCAATGGTCTGATTGAAGGCAGTGACATACAGACGGCCTATCTGGCAAAAAAAACCAAGACCCGGGGCATCGACATGGAGGTCAGCGGCGAACTCTTGCCAGACTGGAACCTGAATGCCAGCTATAGCCATAGCGTGGTCAAGGACGCCGACAACCAACGCGTCAAAACCATTATTCCTGCCGACATGGTGAAAGTCTGGACCACCTACCGCCTTCCCGGCGAGCTGGATCGCCTGACCGTTGGCGGCGGCATCAACTGGCAAAGCGCTATCCACATGACTGTGGACAGTTGGCAATTGCCGGCCCCGGCCAAGGTCAAGCAAGGCGACTATGCCACGGTGAGTCTGATGGCCCGTTACCAACTGACGCCAGAGTGGTCCACCACCGCCACGGTCAATAACCTGCTCGACAAGAAGTACATCAGCTCGCTGGATGAAAACTTCCGCAGCGGCTCTTACGGCGCGCCGCGAAACTTCATGCTGACGACCAAGTACGCGTTTTAAGCAAACACCTGCTCCCTCGACCGTTCACTCCAACTGCAACTTGACCGCCTGCAAAACGATGCGCGACAAGCGCTCGACGGCAACCGATCGTTCGGTCTGCTGATAGCGCAATGTCAACGCGATGGAAGGCAACACTGGCAAGCCTATCTGCTGTTCATCGAGCACACAGGTGCCCGCCTGCAAACCCAGGCGGGTTCTGACGGTGTAGCCCAAGCCTGCCTGGGTTGCCGCCGCCAGGCCCGGCAAGCTGGAGCTGGTAAACGCGACGCGCCAATCAATGTGTTCACGCGCCAGCGCGTCAGTGGCTTTGGTGTGAAACGGGCACGCCGTATCAAACATGATCAGCGGCAGCGGTTCTGCCCCCGACACTCTCCAGGCCAGTGCCTGCTGCTCGGAGCCGATCCAGCGCATCGGCAACTGGGCAATCAATTCGCTGCGGCGTCCGCCCTCGCCCCACACCACCGCCATGTCCAGCGCCCCGGACTCCAAGCGACTGAGCAACTCGGCGTTTCGGGCAATTTGTGCCTCAACCCGAACCTGGGGATGCGCACGGGTAAACTGGCCCAGCACCGAAGGCAAAAACCCGCTGAGGTCTTCTTGCAGCCCAAAACGCACCCAGCCTTCAAGTGAGGCTTCAGAGACCGCGAACACCGCTTCATCATTCAGGCTGAGCAGACGCCGCGCATAGTCAAGCAATTGCTCTCCGGCCTGCGTCAATTCAAGCCCTCGGCCCGCCTTGCGCAACAAGGGCACACCGACCTGTGCCTCAAGCTTTTTCATTTGCGCGCTGATGGCCGATGTCGAGCGTGCGAGCTTGTCTGCCGCAACCGCAAAGCTTGCGGACTCCACGCCGCAGACAAAACTTCGCAGCACATCAATATCAAAACTGACTGGGCGCATAATCGTCCTGCTTTTCGGGATTATTTTAAAAATTAGTTGATTTTGCGAACGATCTTGGCATGGGACGCTGGCCTCTCACAAGTCACACATCGGGAGAGGGTCAATGGCGCTTAATCAACAACATCGCTGGAAAGTGCTGGCCGCCGGGGTGGCCGCGAACGTCAGTTTTTCATGCGTGATCGGGGGCGTGCCTGCGACAGCGGTGTATCTGCGCAGCAGTTATCACCTGTCAAACAGCGAACTGGGGCTGGCGTTGGGCATCCTCGGGCTGGGTATTGCTGTGAGTGAAATCCCTTGGGGCCTGCTGACTGACCGCTGGGGCGATCGGCCTGTGCTGTTGACGGGGTTGCTGAGCGTGGCATTGTCGCTGCTCATCCTCGCCGCCTTCTCGGCCCACACACTTACCGCGCCAGGGCTTTGCCTCGGGCTGTTCGCAGCCGGTTTGCTGGGCAGCAGCGTCAACGGCGCCAGCGGGCGGGCGATCATGCTCTGGTTTCAGGAGCGCGAACGGGGTCTGGCCATGAGCATCCGGCAAACCGCCGTGCCCACAGGCTACGCACTGGGTGCGGTGTTATTGCCATGGCTCGCACACACCTATGGCTTCAGTGTTGTATTTGCTACGGCCGCCTCGTTGTGCCTGCTGTGCAGCGGGTTGGTCTGGTTTTGGATTCATGAGCCGGGCATTACACAACCGAAGACCGAAATGCCGCGCCTAAGCCCGTTGCGCGACAAACAGGTGTGGCGCGCAGTGCTGGCGATCAGCGTACTGTGCGCACCGCAATTTGCCGTACTGACGTATGCAGGGGTGTACTTCCACGATGCGTTGGGCCTCAGTGTGACGACGGTATCGCTGGTTCTGGTAGTGATTCAGATCGGTGCAGTCGTCGGACGCCTGTGGAGCGGTCATTGGACAGATCAACACAACAATCGCCGCGCGTACCTCAAAGGCTGCGCCTTGTTCTGCGCGGTGGCGTTTGCGGGGCTGAGCGTCATCGCCAGCGTGCTCGAAACGCCCTCTTTTCTGGCCAGCATCGCGTTGCCCATCGCCGTGATCCTGGCGGGGATTGGGGTGTCGATCTGGCACGGCGTGGCGTACGCCGAATTGGCAACGCTGGCAGGCGCACAACGCTCAGGCACTGCTCTGTCGATGGGCAACAGCGGGGTTTTCCTTGGATTGTTCCTCACTCCCATCGCCGCCTCTGCAACCGTCAGTCATTGGGGCTGGGGAGCACTCTGGGCGCTGTGTGCTGTGTGTGGACTGGTTGCCGCCTGGCTGTTTGCACAAGCATCACGCGCCGCAAAGACTTTGATGGATTCGCGAGGAAAACCTAAACCCCTGTCACAAGGTCTCGACGAGTAGCGCCTACGGCTGAGATTTGTTTTTGTGCCAGGCACGCAGCAACTCCATAAATTGCTGCGCAGCATCCGACAAAGGGCGATCTGTCGGCGTCGTCAAGCCAATCGGCGCCCTGAGCAATGGGCTGGCAAAAGGCAGCGCACGCACACTGCCCAAACGCAAATCCAGGTCAACGAGCCCCCGCTGGACGAACCACACCCCGTCGTAATCATGAACATAGACCCGTGAGAAGGTTTCGCTGAGTGTCTCCAGAATCTGCAAGCCTTCAAGCGAGCTGTTGGACAACAAAAAGTTGTCGACGCTGATGCGCACCAGCGTGCCCTGGGGCGATGCCAGCAACACGTAAGGGCGCAGGTCATTGAGTTCCACCCGCTCGCGTTGCGCCAGGGGGTGGTCCTTGCGCACCACAAGCACCAGGTCTTCTTCGTACAGCGCTTCAAAGGTCACGCCCAGCATGTCTCGCCCGATCAGGCGGCCGACGATCAGGTCAATCTCACCCGTTCGCAACTTCCCTACCAGATATTCATAAACCCCTGACAGCACCTGCACCTTTATCGTCGGGTAACGCTGGCGCATTTGTTCGACCACCGGCGCCAGGATGTAGCCCGCGGCGGTCGGCAGCGCACCCACGCGCAGGACTTGCGGAGCGTCCGCAGTTGTCTGCGCCTGATCCATCGCCTGATTGAAACTGCTGAGCACCTGCACGGCATGCTTGTGAAATGCTTCACCGGCCTGGGTCAGTTGCACACCTTTGCGGGTGCGAATCAGCAGTTGCACGCCCAGCTCCTGCTCCAGTTCCTTGAGGCTTTTGGAAACCGCAGGCAGCGTGATGTGCATCAGCTTTGAAGCGCTGACCAGACTGCCGCAACTGACCACAGTGGTGAAGGCGCGTAAATGACGAAGGTTGATAGCGGACTGGCTCAAGGGAATCGGCCTCTCATGGTTAACCTGAGGGTTAACTTAATACGCAATTTATATCAATTTAATCAACAAAAAGTTTCATCTAGGATGCACCCATCACATCCAGACGCTGTAATGCGAGGACACATCCAATGAACATTCGGGAACCGCGACTCGGCGTTTCGAGCGCTTCGTTGCCCACTCTGAACCCCGAAGAACTGGCCGAGGAAATGGTTCGCCAGGGGTATCAGGGGGTGGAATGGCGGATTGCCGATACCAGCCGACTGAACCCGGCTCAGCCTTGGCATGCCAGCACCAACAATCGCTGCACGATTGCGCCTACAACGGCGGCGGTGCAACGTATTCAGGATCACTGTCAGGCATTGGGGCTGAAGATCTTCGGGCTCAGCCCCTACCTTAAAATCGGCGACCTGGAGCACGGCCTGCGGCTGATCGACCTGGCCGCCATCGCCAGTCAGGCACGCCTCAGAATCTGGGCGCCGGGCTACAGCAACGAGCGCTATCCAGAAGCCTATGAACGGATGCGGCGTTTTCTCGATCAATTGCTGCCGCGCGCCGAAGCCCAGGGCGTGCAACTGGCGCTGGAGGTTCATCAACGCACCATCTGCTCCAGCCCGTCGCTGGCGATGCGTGTGGCAGAACACTACCCCGCCAAGCATCTGGGCATCATTTACGACCTGGGCAACCTGGCCATCGAAGGCCGCGAAGACGTACAGATGTCGCTGGATTTGATGGGCCCGCACCTGACCCACGTGCAGGTCAAAAATGTGGCCTACACACCACAAGCCCCCGGTCAAGGCTGGTCATGGGCGTGGTGCCCTCCCGATGAAGGCGTGCTGCCTTTGCAAGCCATGCTGCAAACGTTGCGCACCAATGGCTTCGACGACTGGGTCTCGGTGGAGGATTTCTCGGACGCCCACACCGACCGGCAGAAGCTGGCACGCAATCGGGCGCTGA
This window encodes:
- a CDS encoding MFS transporter, whose amino-acid sequence is MALNQQHRWKVLAAGVAANVSFSCVIGGVPATAVYLRSSYHLSNSELGLALGILGLGIAVSEIPWGLLTDRWGDRPVLLTGLLSVALSLLILAAFSAHTLTAPGLCLGLFAAGLLGSSVNGASGRAIMLWFQERERGLAMSIRQTAVPTGYALGAVLLPWLAHTYGFSVVFATAASLCLLCSGLVWFWIHEPGITQPKTEMPRLSPLRDKQVWRAVLAISVLCAPQFAVLTYAGVYFHDALGLSVTTVSLVLVVIQIGAVVGRLWSGHWTDQHNNRRAYLKGCALFCAVAFAGLSVIASVLETPSFLASIALPIAVILAGIGVSIWHGVAYAELATLAGAQRSGTALSMGNSGVFLGLFLTPIAASATVSHWGWGALWALCAVCGLVAAWLFAQASRAAKTLMDSRGKPKPLSQGLDE
- a CDS encoding LysR substrate-binding domain-containing protein, with protein sequence MSQSAINLRHLRAFTTVVSCGSLVSASKLMHITLPAVSKSLKELEQELGVQLLIRTRKGVQLTQAGEAFHKHAVQVLSSFNQAMDQAQTTADAPQVLRVGALPTAAGYILAPVVEQMRQRYPTIKVQVLSGVYEYLVGKLRTGEIDLIVGRLIGRDMLGVTFEALYEEDLVLVVRKDHPLAQRERVELNDLRPYVLLASPQGTLVRISVDNFLLSNSSLEGLQILETLSETFSRVYVHDYDGVWFVQRGLVDLDLRLGSVRALPFASPLLRAPIGLTTPTDRPLSDAAQQFMELLRAWHKNKSQP
- a CDS encoding sugar phosphate isomerase/epimerase; translated protein: MNIREPRLGVSSASLPTLNPEELAEEMVRQGYQGVEWRIADTSRLNPAQPWHASTNNRCTIAPTTAAVQRIQDHCQALGLKIFGLSPYLKIGDLEHGLRLIDLAAIASQARLRIWAPGYSNERYPEAYERMRRFLDQLLPRAEAQGVQLALEVHQRTICSSPSLAMRVAEHYPAKHLGIIYDLGNLAIEGREDVQMSLDLMGPHLTHVQVKNVAYTPQAPGQGWSWAWCPPDEGVLPLQAMLQTLRTNGFDDWVSVEDFSDAHTDRQKLARNRALMLEYLQIGDQHTLSHPQEA